From Saccharomycodes ludwigii strain NBRC 1722 chromosome IV, whole genome shotgun sequence, one genomic window encodes:
- a CDS encoding uncharacterized protein (similar to Saccharomyces cerevisiae YBR058C-A | TSC3 | Temperature-sensitive Suppressors of Csg2 mutants): protein MSSDSSSIIVNLYTPTNKILDKTHSRTFIYKYFRGVTWLYYIHLPCALLSNVDSILVYNIFNLVIFFCVYAVYKYFSKLII from the coding sequence ATGAGTAGTGATAGTAGTTCAATAATTGTCAATTTATACACACcaacaaacaaaattttggaTAAAACACACTCAAggacttttatttataaatattttaggGGAGTAACTTGgttatattatatacatttaCCATGTGCTTTGTTGAGCAATGTAGACTCCATTCTAGTCTATAACATATTCAATTTAGTCATATTTTTCTGTGTCTATGCTGTTTACAAGTATTTTAGCAAATTGATAATTTAA
- the AKL1 gene encoding serine/threonine protein kinase AKL1 (similar to Saccharomyces cerevisiae YBR059C | AKL1 | Ark family Kinase-Like protein) has product MNNTNITASSNSIKPTISSSTNSNTNVATNRITPPARRIRQQPQKPPVMERLQPGTKLTVGSHLVEVIKYLSEGGFAHIYVVKFLEFTNEMEVPNSLMPGDLCCLKRVFVMDQNGLNELRNEVDVMKKLKACPRIVQYYDSNASRLNNNGASGDIANSNLSDINDAPAANSKNSNVYYEVLLLMELCPNKSLLDYMNNRLQTKLTEVEILKIMYDISQAVLSMHYCTNPEPLIHKDIKIENVLVDKNNEFKLCDFGSTSTCYPIVTTHQEIAILTNNIYIHTTPQYRSPEMIDLYRCLPINEKSDIWALGVFLYKLMFYTTPFELTGQFAILHSKYEIPPNNYSSRLNNLIIIMLSENPSLRPNIYQILLEVCSIMNVVLPENIFDKYNSGPYDFSKYSAYQTKLQTYQYQMYMMYQQKSSLELNSNDLFLNCFEIGPKQPINMGSGGGSSSSSNNGNSAETNSADVQRDLSTSSNTSSTNTVKRLTSFGPIGTTNTSTKKDFKTAISEEPEEQFQNMDTGIAKSVENNVHVSTGTKSCSTTGNNNGGSNGLYKTETGSAAKSISSSYKSDLSSSSDGFGNNIVNNSNVIVNNSAKHKSNNPFPKYHQQQQQSYQLSEKSFYTGNTQMNANVATAPVSITTSNNVNNTSSSTVNTTGISRHSSIKRRSYEVSKSQRNSSLYQNDVSIPASIDGTSNNDIVADDAGVQDLNNYIDFNNEDIPTIVTSPVIGTSNNTVITPDTRSSQVFNGVIDPATSTTASSNFHSQHNNNNNNNNNVATRGNSGNKNDDNGNDRDNNGDNNVRISISDNNRLNASGIINETGSLPLPVVPPHPKVSSRYASKSDATTAITGNETQQLNSALKNKLALSFDQIDLTESPIGSQANINKAIKYDLSTDTLDSNSSSQYDGEEQDQKQGEFKEEGNDLVDCVATNQKSGDVDDESVEYIPGGSRYRNVLASVDGDGSVSEESIPMMMSKKRAPFSPTVSENTGFTTENNNNNNNNNNNGVQQQVQLELKSPVIPQHPPKRGLELRYTEVDFDKSTVASQPSVEGKVQRNPHGSPSRSIYTDTINTTTNVNSNSNNSNINRKLGENYIHPSASGNGGSNNSVDFSRRNNALRHRKSEMTLNSLNMASSNSNNNNNNNNNNSNNTKNKHSAVLPQRHHSASHTNNISVSGGSNSNSKDFGGLSSPKAYSFIEQDESLDKFGELPRRRVSLDVRRHGASNVSSSNSTSGINGYASNSTNNSSLRKSFQRNSRRSLDLEKLRKEQHTSTGNGSASSKIKGMFGLFKS; this is encoded by the coding sequence AtgaataatactaatatcaCTGCTTCTAGTAATAGCATTAAGCCAACCATTTCCTCCAGTACAAATAGTAATACCAATGTAGCAACAAACAGAATTACTCCTCCTGCACGTCGTATTCGTCAACAACCACAAAAACCACCTGTTATGGAAAGGTTACAACCAGGTACAAAACTAACTGTTGGTTCTCATCTAGTGGAGGttataaaatatctaaGTGAGGGTGGGTTTGCTCATATTTATGTTGTCAAGTTTTTAGAATTTACCAATGAAATGGAAGTTCCTAATTCTTTGATGCCTGGCGATTTGTGTTGTTTAAAAAGAGTTTTTGTTATGGACCAGAATGGGCTAAATGAATTAAGAAATGAAGTCGATGTCATGAAGAAGTTGAAGGCTTGTCCTAGAATAGTCCAATATTATGATTCAAACGCCTCCAGgttgaataataatggtgcAAGTGGTGATATTGCAAATAGCAATTTATCTGATATTAACGATGCACCTGCTGCCAATAGCAAGAACAGCAATGTTTATTATGAAGTGCTGTTGTTGATGGAATTATGTCCTAACAAATCACTATTAGACTACATGAATAATAGATTGCAGACAAAATTGACCGAAGtggaaattttgaaaatcatGTATGATATTTCACAAGCTGTATTGTCTATGCACTACTGCACTAATCCTGAGCCTCTAATCCATAAAGATATCAAGATAGAGAATGTCTTGGTCGACAAGAATAATGAATTTAAATTGTGTGATTTTGGTTCAACTTCTACCTGCTATCCAATTGTTACTACACATCAAGAAATTGCtattttaacaaataatatttatattcatACAACGCCCCAGTATAGGTCTCCCGAGATGATTGATTTATACAGGTGTTTGCCAATCAATGAAAAGTCTGATATTTGGGCATTGGGTGTTTTTCTATATAAACTAATGTTCTACACTACTCCATTTGAATTAACTGGACAATTTGCCATTTTACATTCTAAATATGAAATACCACCAAACAATTATTCGTCAagattaaataatttaattataattatgtTGAGTGAAAACCCAAGTTTGAGgccaaatatttatcaaatattattggaGGTGTGTTCTATTATGAATGTTGTTTTGccagaaaatatttttgacaAGTATAATTCGGGCCCATAcgatttttccaaatacTCTGCATATCAAACAAAATTGCAAACTTATCAGTATCAAATGTATATGATGTATCAACAGAAATCTAGCCTAGAATTGAACAgcaatgatttatttttaaattgttttgAAATTGGTCCCAAACAGCCTATTAATATGGGTAgtggtggtggtagtagtagtagtagtaataatggtaaCAGTGCTGAGACTAATAGTGCAGATGTCCAAAGAGATTTATCTACTTCTTCTAATACTTCAAGTACCAATACAGTTAAAAGACTGACATCATTTGGTCCTATTGGTACTACTAATACTTCTACCAAGAAAGATTTCAAAACGGCTATTTCTGAAGAACCGGAGGAgcaatttcaaaatatggATACCGGTATTGCTAAAAGTGTAGAAAATAATGTACATGTAAGCACGGGAACGAAAAGTTGTAGTACAACcggaaataataatggtggtaGTAACGGTTTATACAAGACTGAAACAGGATCTGCTGCCAAGTCCATATCGAGTTCATATAAAAGTgatctttcttcttcttcagaTGGTTTTGGCAATAATATTGTCAACAATAGTAATGTTATAGTCAATAATAGTGCAAAACATAAATCGAACAATCCTTTCCCCAAATATCatcagcagcagcagcagagTTATCAGTTGTCAGAGAAATCATTTTATACTGGAAACACACAAATGAATGCAAATGTAGCTACAGCACCTGTCAGTATCACCACCTctaataatgttaataatacttCATCATCCACCGTAAACACTACCGGTATTTCTCGTCATTCTAGCATTAAAAGACGTTCTTATGAAGTTTCTAAATCCCAAAGAAACTCCAGTTTGTACCAGAATGATGTGTCAATTCCAGCTTCAATTGATGGTACcagtaataatgatattgtAGCGGATGATGCTGGTGTTCAAGAtcttaataattatattgattttaataatgagGATATTCCTACGATCGTTACCTCGCCTGTTATAGGTACTTCTAATAATACGGTTATCACACCTGATACAAGATCTTCGCAAGTGTTTAATGGAGTTATTGATCCCGCTACTAGTACTACTGCTTCTAGTAATTTTCACTCACagcataataataataataacaataataataatgttgcTACTAGGGGGAATAGTGGTAATAAAAACGATgataatggtaatgataGGGACAATAatggtgataataatgTCAGAATTAGCATCAGTGATAACAACCGCCTTAATGCCTCTGGTATTATAAATGAAACTGGGAGTTTACCCCTTCCAGTTGTACCACCACATCCAAAGGTAAGCAGTAGATACGCTTCGAAGAGCGATGCTACCACTGCAATTACTGGCAATGAAACGCAACAATTAAACAGtgcattaaaaaataaactagcTTTATCTTTTGATCAAATTGACTTAACTGAAAGTCCAATTGGTAGCCAGGCTAATATAAATAAGGCGATCAAATATGATTTAAGTACTGATACACTAGATTCAAATTCCAGCAGTCAATACGATGGTGAGGAACAAGATCAAAAGCAAGGTGAATTTAAAGAGGAGGGAAATGACCTTGTAGATTGCGTTGCTACAAATCAGAAAAGTGGTGatgttgatgatgaaagTGTTGAATACATTCCAGGCGGATCCAGGTATAGAAATGTGCTTGCCAGTGTTGATGGTGATGGATCAGTATCTGAAGAAAGTATACCTATGATGATGTCTAAGAAGAGAGCACCATTTAGCCCCACAGTTTCCGAGAATACGGGGTTTACtactgaaaataataataataataataataataataataatggtgtCCAACAACAGGTGCAGCTTGAATTGAAAAGCCCAGTAATTCCTCAACACCCTCCTAAGAGGGGTTTAGAACTGCGTTATACCGAAGTTGATTTTGATAAGTCAACAGTTGCATCTCAGCCGTCTGTTGAAGGTAAAGTTCAACGTAATCCACATGGTTCGCCATCACGTAGTATTTATACAGATACAATTAATACTACCACAAAtgttaatagtaatagcaACAATAGCAACATCAATAGGAAATTAGGTGAAAATTATATTCATCCATCTGCATCTGGTAATGGCggcagtaataatagtgtGGATTTTTCACGAAGAAACAATGCGCTAAGACATAGAAAATCTGAAATGACATTAAATTCGTTGAACATGGCATCAAGTaacagcaataataataataataataataataataacagtaataatactaaaaataaacattctGCAGTACTTCCACAACGTCACCATTCCGCCTCACATACTAATAACATTAGTGTTTCTGGTGGCAGTAACAGCAATAGCAAGGATTTTGGTGGGCTATCTTCCCCAAAGGCGTATAGTTTTATTGAACAGGATGAAAGTTTGGATAAGTTTGGTGAACTACCTAGAAGACGAGTGTCACTAGACGTTAGAAGACATGGAGCTAGTAATGTTTCAAGCAGTAATAGTACTAGTGGCATAAATGGATATGCAAGTAattctactaataatagttCTTTACGTAAATCTTTCCAAAGAAATTCAAGAAGATCTTTGGATTTAGAAAAACTAAGAAAAGAACAACATACTAGTACTGGGAATGGTAGTGCTAGCAGTAAGATTAAAGGAATGTTTGGTTTGTTTAAAAGTTGA
- the GIT1 gene encoding Git1p (similar to Saccharomyces cerevisiae YCR098C | GIT1 | GlycerophosphoInosiTol): protein MSESKDIISEKETRYSENSKDNGNGKLLEYDAAAREQRVYTDPKSKWIHILTIIAAGFALISDGYQNNVMSMLNKVFPVEYGKEVYSSAVSTRVSNASLVGTIIGQVTVGFACDYMGRKWSILVATTALVLGTLLCAAAHAPNLNGLFWYLTVMRGLVGIGIGAEYPCSSVSANESANEYSSKRRGAIMIMVTNFPLSLGGPFASIIFLIVQSCTGTEHLTALWRTMFALGIFWPLSVFYFRWKMATNVLYKKGKFKSKVPLLLSLKYCWKRLIGTTFTWFLYDFVTFPNGIFSSTIISSVISDSSNLRKVAEWNLLLGIIAIPGVFVGAYLSDIIGRKYTLMIGFAGYIVFGLIIGCGLDKIDKIVPLFIVFYGLMNSFGNLGPGCCLGVVSSEAFPTAIRGTLYGFSAAIGKVGAVVGTESFTPIRDKLGPRWTFIIAAICGLLGLTTAFFFVPHLKEHDLMENDIKFHNFLIENGWTGKMGFDDEDDDEEKEITTHGDLELSHVEYNSNGVVEQQLDPEDKKSVVNLYVETRDSNI, encoded by the coding sequence atgtCTGAAtcaaaagatattatttctgaaaaagaaacaagaTATAGTGAAAACAGTAAAGACAACGGAAATGGTAAATTACTTGAATACGATGCTGCTGCCAGAGAGCAAAGAGTTTACACAGACCCCAAGTCCAAGTGGATCCACATTTTAACAATTATAGCTGCTGGTTTTGCTTTAATTAGTGATGGATACCAAAATAACGTCATGTCTATGCTAAATAAAGTTTTCCCGGTTGAATACGGGAAAGAAGTTTATAGTTCTGCTGTTTCTACTAGAGTTTCAAATGCTTCTTTAGTTGGTACAATTATTGGGCAAGTAACTGTTGGATTTGCCTGTGATTATATGGGTAGAAAGTGGTCTATTTTAGTCGCTACCACTGCACTAGTTTTAGGTACTTTGCTATGCGCCGCAGCTCATGCTCCAAATCTCAATGGGTTGTTTTGGTATCTAACTGTTATGCGTGGGCTTGTCGGTATTGGTATTGGTGCTGAATATCCATGTTCCTCTGTTAGCGCCAATGAATCTGCCAACGAATATTCAAGTAAAAGAAGGGGTGCCATTATGATTATGGTTACAAATTTCCCACTAAGTTTGGGAGGTCCATTTGCctctattatttttcttattgtCCAAAGTTGTACAGGTACAGAACACCTAACTGCTCTTTGGAGAACTATGTTTGCCTTGGGTATTTTCTGGCCGTTGAGtgtcttttattttagatgGAAGATGGCTACTAACGTTTTATACAAAAAGGGGAAATTCAAATCTAAAGTCCCATTATTACTATCTTTAAAGTATTGCTGGAAAAGATTAATTGGTACCACCTTTACCTGGTTTTTATACGATTTTGTAACTTTTCCTAATGGTATCTTTTCTTCCACTATTATTTCTTCGGTTATTAGCGATAGTTCAAATTTGAGAAAAGTAGCAGAATGGAATCTACTATTGGGTATTATAGCTATTCCAGGTGTTTTTGTTGGCGCATATTTGTCCGATATCATTGGCAGAAAATACACTTTAATGATCGGTTTTGCTGgctatattgtttttgggTTAATCATTGGCTGTGGGTTAGACaaaattgataaaattgttCCGTTGTTCATTGTATTTTATGGTTTAATGAACTCTTTTGGTAATTTGGGCCCGGGCTGCTGCCTAGGTGTTGTTTCCAGCGAAGCTTTTCCAACTGCCATTCGTGGTACCTTATACGGATTTTCCGCTGCCATCGGTAAAGTTGGTGCTGTTGTCGGCACTGAAAGTTTTACTCCAATTCGTGACAAGTTAGGTCCAAGGTGGACTTTTATCATTGCTGCGATCTGCGGTTTATTGGGTCTTACAACtgcttttttctttgttccACACCTAAAGGAACATGATTTAAtggaaaatgatattaaattCCATAACTTTTTGATTGAGAACGGCTGGACCGGGAAAATGGGatttgatgatgaagatgatgacgaggaaaaagaaattacaACCCATGGTGATTTAGAACTCTCTCATGTTGAGTATAATAGTAATGGTGTAGTTGAACAACAACTCGATCCAGAAGATAAGAAGAGTGTTGTTAATTTATACGTTGAGACTAGGGATTCCAATATTTGA
- the UBP14 gene encoding ubiquitin-specific protease UBP14 (similar to Saccharomyces cerevisiae YBR058C | UBP14 | UBiquitin-specific Protease) yields the protein MTSSIELFINNISLPSTIYKDDCAYCYRSMYNDVKEKKENLSLCLHCFQSFCGSHVSFHHDKVIPEHKNYLELAKFKKSEKELEDRELDQEDETGSFNKKIKLEIKESLTEDQLYDTKWSVYELNSNAGGNITKNYFSCITNESCNNEDVKHKINALLTAKSSSFQEMSDGWTQEFKTCSHIREIEDYYRTTYNNETNEKSHKLLSTFKCSDCDLNDNLWVCLTCGNIGCGRQQIGLEGHSHALKHNEVSRHPVAMKLGSLSENTRDIYCYSCDDEVKFSDSFVNNKKEFSEYCLKVLGIDLNVFKPTEKSLVELNVEQNMNWDFQMKDSEGNDLTQLESDTTVGCGLINLGNSCYLNSVIQCLFNGGVHKDWKLGINEFPPDVVFANTNFKCQVLKLWNALNLTPSLYPRGVKPTLFKKVVGGSHEEFSSGRQQDAMEYFTYLIDTLDKKLYRSLDTFSPNDIFRFKTQDKLKCTKCLSVKLLDELQECVQVPLQENVDKQDLSSRLDEVFSSNDLNDFTCSKCKGNNCIIKKTYVATFPKTLVVNPTRIKLVDWQPVKTSSELEIPEVIDLSKYRIQPLSANETLIDDDDDEDDQDASFTPNFEVLNNLKEMGFSENACLRALFNTNNTNDSETIVNWLFQHVEDSDLNEPFEVPKKNSKTVLTGIDEISLNNMISMGLPLKLCQKALIVNNGNVNNAVEWVFNNMDDDGELQEVVNEQQSKTQRDFGDKDPNNSVYKLKGVICHKGNSVHSGHYVAFIRRCFKDEKEKWVLYNDEKIVIADDPVNFEEIKKNGYIFFYNRD from the coding sequence ATGACCTCTTctattgaattatttatcaataatatatcATTGCCTTCTACCATTTACAAAGATGATTGTGCGTATTGCTATAGATCAATGTATAACGATGttaaagagaaaaaagaaaatttaagTTTGTGTTTACATTGTTTCCAAAGTTTCTGTGGTTCTCACGTTTCATTCCATCATGATAAAGTTATCCCAGAGCATAAAAACTATTTGGAGCTTgcaaaattcaaaaaatcaGAAAAAGAGTTGGAAGATCGGGAACTTGACCAAGAAGATGAAACAGgctcttttaataaaaaaataaagttagaGATTAAAGAATCATTAACTGAAGATCAACTTTACGACACAAAATGGTCAGTTTATGAATTGAATTCTAATGCAGGCGGtaatattactaaaaattattttagttGCATTACTAATGAATCATGTAACAATGAGGACGTGAAGCACAAAATTAATGCCTTGTTGACTGCAAAATCCTCATCCTTTCAAGAAATGAGTGATGGGTGGACTCAAGAATTCAAAACTTGTTCTCATATAAGGGAAATCGAGGACTATTATAGGACTACTTACAACAACGAAACAAACGAAAAATCACACAAATTGTTGTCCACATTTAAATGCTCTGACTGTGATTTGAACGATAATTTGTGGGTATGTTTAACTTGTGGTAATATAGGATGTGGAAGGCAACAAATTGGTCTTGAAGGTCATTCACATGCTTTGAAACATAACGAAGTTAGTAGACATCCGGTGGCAATGAAATTAGGATCACTATCAGAAAATACAAGagatatttattgttactcGTGTGATGATGAGGTTAAATTTAGTGATAgttttgttaataataaaaaggaatttTCTGAATATTGCTTGAAAGTATTAGGTATAGAtttaaatgttttcaaACCCACTGAAAAATCCCTTGTCGAATTAAATGTTGAACAGAATATGAATTGGGACTTCCAAATGAAGGATTCAGAAGGTAACGACTTGACTCAATTGGAAAGTGATACAACAGTTGGATGTggattaattaatttaggCAACTCATGCTATTTAAACTCAGTTATTCAATGCCTATTCAATGGCGGTGTCCATAAGGACTGGAAATTAGGAATTAACGAATTTCCACCTGATGTTGTTTTTGCAAACactaattttaaatgtCAGGTTTTAAAACTATGGAACGCTTTGAATCTAACTCCAAGTTTGTACCCACGCGGTGTAAAACCtacattatttaaaaaagttgttgGTGGTTCACACGAAGAATTCAGCTCAGGCAGACAACAAGACGCCATGGAATATTTTACATATTTAATTGATACGttggataaaaaattgtatcGATCATTAGATACATTCTCACCTAACGatatttttagatttaaaACTCAAGACAAATTAAAATGCACCAAATGTTTATCTGTCAAGTTACTTGATGAATTGCAAGAATGTGTTCAAGTTCCATTACAAGAAAATGTCGATAAACAGGATTTATCATCAAGGTTGGACGAAGTTTTTTCGAGCAATGATTTGAATGATTTTACATGTTCAAAATGTAAGGGAAATAattgtattattaaaaaaacctACGTGGCAACATTTCCTAAAACTTTAGTTGTAAACCCAACCAGAATTAAATTGGTTGATTGGCAACCCGTTAAAACCAGTAGTGAGTTGGAAATCCCGGAAGTAATTGATTTGTCAAAATATAGAATACAACCGTTATCAGCCAATGAAACTTTAAtcgatgatgatgatgatgaggatgatCAAGATGCTAGTTTTACTCCAAATTttgaagttttaaataatttaaaagagaTGGGGTTTTCTGAAAATGCCTGTTTGAGAGCATTATTTAAcacaaataatactaatgatTCGGAAACCATTGTTAATTGGCTATTTCAACATGTAGAAGATTCTGATTTAAATGAACCATTTGAGGTCCCCAAGAAAAATAGTAAGACAGTTCTTACCGGAATTGATGAAATTTCCCTAAACAATATGATTTCCATGGGATTGCCTCTCAAACTATGTCAAAAGGCATTGATTGTAAATAATGGCAATGTTAACAATGCAGTGGAGTgggtttttaataatatggaTGATGATGGTGAATTACAGGAAGTGGTAAATGAACAACAGTCAAAGACACAAAGAGATTTTGGGGATAAAGATCCCAATAACTCtgtatataaattaaaggGCGTCATTTGTCATAAGGGTAACTCTGTTCATTCTGGACATTATGTAGCATTCATTAGAAGGTGTtttaaagatgaaaaagaaaaatgggTATTGTATAATGATGAAAAGATCGTGATTGCTGATGATCCAGTTAattttgaagaaattaaaaaaaatggttacatatttttttacaacaGGGATTAA
- a CDS encoding uncharacterized protein (similar to Saccharomyces cerevisiae YBR058C-A | TSC3 | Temperature-sensitive Suppressors of Csg2 mutants) codes for MSNIENEKRKVNGSIISTLYVPTNKMLDKTHPRSPIYKFFRKVFWLYYIHLPCIVLSNADAVMVYTIFNLIIFFSTYSVCKHLYKLII; via the coding sequence ATGTCTAATATCgaaaacgaaaaaagaaaagttaatGGCTCAATAATTAGTACACTGTACGTACCAACAAACAAAATGCTGGATAAAACGCATCCAAGGTCTCctatttataaattttttagaaaggttttttggttatattatatacatCTACCATGTATTGTATTGAGTAATGCGGACGCCGTCATGGTTTAtactatatttaatttgatCATATTTTTCAGTACCTATAGTGTTTGTAAACACCTTTATAAGTTGATAatttaa
- the EHD3 gene encoding mitochondrial 37S ribosomal protein mS47 (similar to Saccharomyces cerevisiae YDR036C | EHD3 | 3-hydroxyisobutyryl-CoA hydrolase), with amino-acid sequence MNRIKNNTQLKTSLQRLFLKNNTTKRMNSTISNNKNNLPDVTFKVAGNTTRVITLNRPKKLNALSTSMCSSIAQHILEYNKSQVNSSIIINSSNSPRSFCSGGDVAQVALDNLQSKKDKSVEFFQQEYSLNNLIATSNRPIITIMDGIVMGGGVGLTTHAPIRIATENTKWCMPEMDIGFFPDVGVTFSLPKQATVGGSRGQLPLYLCLTGDVLNGIDTYLSGFATHYINSHNLPDLQARLGELSPPNNSDKRSELMGFSKTVEEFTSSLPHDYKFKYTIEQLDVIEEVFSIDSDLTLITLYDRLKKVIKEQHNTAGATFASSILQKLTLEKSQISIQVAIEQFKRNMFAPRASAALKQDLITASNFCYQSSLNEFTPAVKHKLIDKIRDKPYEWKLREPLSNDKLAKLLSQTPSSNTELLEYNSLENSSSPRYINLGLPTEADVAKYIKGEDNSNRTVVPTNENIISYFTKYGQGSSKIGCKYLLQHLILPRKCNTDKYTRTVQWKEASKL; translated from the coding sequence atgaataggattaagaataatacacaattaaaaacatcATTACAAAGACTattcttaaaaaataataccacAAAGAGAATGAATTCCAccatttctaataataaaaataatctacCAGATGTTACTTTTAAAGTAGCAGGTAACACTACTAGAGTTATCACTCTAAACAGAccaaaaaagttaaatgcTCTGAGTACTTCAATGTGTTCATCTATTGCTCAACACATTTTAGAATATAACAAATCACAAGTTAACTCCTCTATAATTATCAATTCTTCTAATTCACCAAGATCTTTTTGTAGTGGCGGTGATGTAGCTCAGGTCGCTCTTGACAATTTGCAATCCAAGAAGGACAAATCTGTCgaattttttcaacaagAGTATAGTTTGAACAATTTAATTGCTACTAGTAACAGACCAATCATCACTATTATGGATGGCATTGTTATGGGTGGCGGTGTCGGATTAACTACCCATGCTCCGATTAGAATTGCTACCGAAAACACCAAATGGTGCATGCCAGAAATGGATATTGGGTTTTTTCCTGATGTTGGCGTCACTTTTTCCTTACCCAAGCAGGCTACCGTTGGTGGGTCAAGAGGTCAATTACCCTTATACTTATGTTTGACTGGTGATGTGTTAAATGGTATTGATACCTATTTATCTGGCTTTGCTACCCACTACATTAATAGCCATAATCTACCAGATTTACAAGCTAGGCTAGGGGAGTTGAGTCCTCCAAATAATAGCGACAAACGTAGTGAACTAATGGGTTTCAGTAAAACCGTTGAAGAATTCACTTCTAGTTTACCACATGACTACAAATTTAAGTATACAATTGAACAATTAGATGTCATCGAAGAAGTCTTTTCAATTGATAGTGATTTGACTTTGATCACCCTATATGATAGattgaaaaaagtaatTAAGGAACAACATAACACCGCAGGTGCTACATTTGCTTCTTCTATTTTGCAGAAATTAACTTTGGAAAAGTCCCAAATCTCTATACAAGTTGCTATTGAACAATTCAAAAGGAATATGTTTGCTCCTAGAGCAAGCGCAGCACTAAAACAAGATTTAATAACAGCTTCTAACTTTTGTTATCAAAGCTCCTTGAATGAGTTTACTCCAGCTGTTAAGCATAAATTAATAGACAAAATTCGTGATAAGCCATATGAATGGAAATTAAGAGAACCCTTATCCAACGATAAATTAGCCAAATTGTTATCACAAACACCATCCAGTAATACAGAACTGCTTGAATACAATAGCTTAGAAAACAGTAGCAGTCCTAGATATATTAATTTGGGTTTGCCTACGGAAGCTGATGTGGCCAAATATATTAAGGGGGAAGATAATAGTAACAGAACGGTTGTTCCAactaatgaaaatattataagcTATTTCACAAAGTATGGGCAAGGATCTAGTAAAATTGGCTGCAAATATTTATTGCAACATTTGATTCTACCAAGAAAGTGTAATACTGATAAATATACTCGCACAGTTCAATGGAAAGAAGCTAGCAAATTATGA